The following proteins are encoded in a genomic region of Phaeodactylum tricornutum CCAP 1055/1 chromosome 1, whole genome shotgun sequence:
- a CDS encoding predicted protein, protein MTDSTHHRAMSSINDFTLLELDRPDHGNGDGTLKELSSTSMIPRSTLVIVTETEKLHEDPTHGRSGSSTSLVASLSDFDFAFSKLQVKDWDMQTFYSDYIQQGREYLKETNNNVIMLFESPSSSTADSSFHNKTKYKFHDWPPPVSTRSKGILGPCRYALMNGTSYPAFLRDGQAPDGLFAHWQKTVPGVVVPTLVPKVTDNDVVYAYLPVEQIQHHVNDPNTHYHLAGKDAIHLMTQKTTKLLPDTRTSRPCVVKTTHSMGSKGIFIIRNDDDEAEFEQFLNDSGHPTFVVTDFVDIARNVACHFFLHPDGEHLTWFGSNENKRLPDGSFSSDSYLEWQDQEKLKKMQLPFVEEVAQYCKSLGFWGFCGVDVLFDSRGRGYLVDINPRVTGSCPALMTLQLLRDKYAFTLGLFRRSGDINYYGDAQSLWKQVDEYNFANEGKIRIVIHSMYEAETGDRVRINIGVYGTDMEDCKAVLNQFAEPKREESP, encoded by the coding sequence ATGACCGACTCGACACATCACCGCGCCATGTCTTCCATTAACGACTTTACGTTGTTGGAACTGGATCGTCCCGATCACGGCAATGGCGACGGAACTCTCAAGGAGCTCTCCTCGACCTCCATGATTCCTCGATCGACGCTCGTCATCGTCACGGAAACCGAGAAACTGCACGAAGATCCCACGCACGGGCGTTCGGGGAGTTCCACGTCCCTGGTAGCCTCACTATCGGACTTTGactttgccttttccaaactACAAGTCAAAGACTGGGACATGCAAACATTTTACTCCGATTATATTCAGCAAGGTCGCGAGTACCTGAAAGAAACGAACAATAACGTCATCATGCTGTTCGAAAGTCCGTCGTCCAGTACGGCCGACAGTTCCTTCCACAACAAGACCAAGTACAAGTTCCACGATTGGCCACCACCGGTCTCCACCCGTTCCAAGGGAATTCTAGGTCCATGTCGTTACGCCCTCATGAACGGCACGTCCTACCCCGCCTTCCTCCGAGATGGTCAGGCTCCGGACGGACTCTTTGCGCATTGGCAAAAGACCGTGCCGGGAGTTGTGGTACCGACACTGGTCCCCAAAGTCACGGACAATGATGTGGTCTACGCATACTTGCCCGTCGAACAAATTCAGCACCACGTCAACGATCCCAATACACACTACCACTTGGCCGGCAAGGATGCCATTCATCTCATGACGCAAAAGACGACCAAGCTTTTGCCCGATACACGCACCTCGCGACCCTGCGTCGTCAAAACAACCCATTCCATGGGCAGCAAAGGCATTTTTATTATACgcaacgatgacgacgaagccgaattTGAACAATTTTTAAACGACTCCGGTCACCCGACGTTTGTCGTCACAGACTTCGTCGACATTGCTCGCAACGTAGCTTGTCATTTCTTCCTTCATCCCGACGGGGAACACTTGACGTGGTTTGgttccaacgaaaacaaacgCCTACCGGACGGATCCTTTAGTTCCGATTCCTACCTCGAGTGGCAAGACCAAgagaaattgaaaaaaatgcaGCTACCCTTTGTCGAAGAAGTTGCGCAGTACTGCAAGTCACTCGGGTTCTGGGGCTTTTGCGGTGTAGACGTACTCTTCGATTCGCGGGGACGTGGTTATCTAGTGGATATCAATCCACGTGTGACTGGCAGCTGTCCGGCGCTCATGACGCTGCAACTCTTGCGGGACAAGTATGCCTTTACCCTGGGCCTGTTTCGACGTAGCGGTGACATTAACTACTACGGAGATGCACAGTCCTTGTGGAAACAAGTAGACGAGTACAACTTTGCTAACGAAGGCAAGATCCGCATTGTGATTCACAGCATGTACGAAGCGGAAACTGGCGATCGCGTCCGCATCAATATTGGGGTGTACGGGACCGATATGGAGGACTGCAAGGCCGTCTTAAATCAATTTGCTGAACCCAAGCGGGAGGAATCTCCGTAA
- a CDS encoding predicted protein: protein MANTEGLSDENVESLLRFDSSDHTRDRPRNNPSARLRERMDAPMGERPAATVIRRSTDSGRRPRGRAIVEPTAPTRLSTSAHGLPHADNGNAPSPRAAAASSQYLPQNRHQEQRQPELEQAELNFPVVGSIVERPRNRTPGASSSERTRPSKFAQERHVRAGDATSLNQGFPSLNVPLGTFVKDNHQQRRNATKTTTSIPPTSPLLVESAEVPARTSNSIDELRTISQRDAQGMLQNMTPVEIQSHVQDLRQALPSSTLAFLQSRSKKSPVAKPPTVLAEAKVEHSEPARVTRDDRVLGKEEFSQLLSSISTYEDLDAAYATYVPTELQEKAASTLDQQQDDSFPMACDLLRSTAPRQNLWAARAVYHRLRDDWEAGQFCSLETDRDVVWPYPVVLPVSLRCLLDNSFQRTNGFVLHTYVLQSIYMLLLLRSSREHVLDVTGQYVSSSMVYQECALDDAVPTPPTSAYYRSNQVTPLSVGAHENVAYSTSSSSESATMDGQAFQSDPMWTLLSKMRIVPRLASLLYCPDVPLILLPAKALVSICGILAMIGQRSPGAASAIVQHPTLLSNLVERTCVPFDGESRCNPNVALPTILLLCTLARQSRVAALGISVDAVLLQILSRKAEHESEYRLQRWTVILWRTLLRYGHCLSPLSALVPLAAPHLSLGVSYRFSLASDFASAFATVQRCAWVASLMDENDKRITAEQQTILAHSGAWLASSIRNAIVNVSTQVAVSSIDESTSDWIARLRYGSSCFQLLASFLAIAQDNSTNTEECKSDNLTVLEERDCVSALVSIENSCVMQRILDVSMRSAFVVEFSGNAPFNEEEEACACTFLVEYLKLLESLRERFDVDIDSTETGRNLRLLLERITRLLEDKFLFARLRGEVSEDGAESKKYNRQRRAWLNRCHSGIVKFLVTQHSTLSELSGLACTIIGRLENGDEALAANLLSHDCLFSSQKQQFPRAVSPISTMMVRELCRTQIGKTQLDHSFKLQHGLGITAGGVGQFDISSLLSQADAGPAPDQTSPDAFLPVGKLWVWQILSGASALGVGQIRLQAGHEEVICILMSCLDLIQGFEKYQYIGGEGYGNSLPRGEKLYHLMNICLQTEIVLSEGIILAAATNLFVEYTQRNCNQSFVANFCDACLLHSTARSRREVNEKKTEEETNLLALLDEPSDTLLLTKASMRSLSDFVIDLYESFVDHGAQYPFFTKCIRTFLLPTFPARIRCELLGRLRGLLHLLSLEGDNMSELLYFYLSAKSPLVDESSRDDPEFLDEITSAYAIGSGTRGDEGFVSMFAVAALTKSLAISLAFPSSGQSASKRRIQRLEHSVAIKVLQSAARFASSRRTCSALVSAVMQGDANDDTCNLNSELVSAPIDDEKWNAIISVLRNRFADSVKIMLNEGTEIRADMDLLRNFSGYFNALLDGCFAESRSRCVELLSLDKAAVQTLIDFAYDTNSVDWDAVEDLSLLDEAADYLQIHNEQLDVTLQALHIVQDCVEQGWVSFTKPRHVLQLPISKKNRAWRLWVCYVLCLELLPHPETHVDQPTFTQMLQKITGDAVALRRELIEYGLVLREGDGSSYWRPHYSICMQANTSDEIRSL, encoded by the exons ATGGCGAATACCGAAGGTCTTTCGGACGAAAACGTCGAGTCGCTGCTCCGCTTCGACTCCTCTGATCACACGCGGGACCGTCCCAGGAACAACCCATCCGCACGGTTACGCGAGCGGATGGATGCTCCCATGGGCGAACGACCCGCGGCGACAGTGATCCGTCGATCGACGGACAGTGGTCGACGACCTCGAGGCCGTGCCATCGTGGAACCCACGGCACCGACCCGTCTCTCGACCAGTGCACACGGGTTACCTCATGCCGACAACGGCAATGCTCCCTCGCCGCGTGCCGCAGCAGCGTCATCCCAGTATTTACCGCAAAATCGTCATCAAGAACAACGTCAGCCAGAACTAGAACAAGCAGAATTGAATTTCCCGGTCGTGGGATCGATTGTGGAACGACCACGGAATCGCACGCCAGgcgcttcttcgtccgagcGCACACGTCCATCCAAATTTGCTCAGGAAAGGCACGTACGCGCCGGCGATGCAACGTCCTTGAATCAGGGCTTTCCGTCACTGAACGTACCGCTCGGAACCTTTGTCAAGGACAACCACCAACAACGACGGAACGCAACGAAAACAACGACCAGTATTCCTCCCACATCCcctctactagtagagtCAGCAGAGGTGCCAGCGAGAACGTCCAATTCGATTGACGAGCTACGAACTATTAGTCAGCGAGACGCCCAAGGTATGCTACAGAACATGACACCTGTGGAGATCCAATCGCACGTACAGGACCTACGACAGGCGTTGCCGTCGTCTACACTCGCCTTCTTGCAATCGCGATCCAAAAAGTCACCGGTTGCAAAACCTCCGACCGTACTTGCCGAAGCAAAGGTCGAACATTCGGAACCAGCACGTGTAACACGTGACGATCGCGTGCTAGGCAAGGAAGAATTCTCACAGTTGCTCTCATCCATCAGTACCTACGAGGATCTAGATGCCGCCTATGCGACGTACGTACCCACTGAGCTACAGGAGAAGGCGGCCAGTACGCTCGATCAACAGCAGGACGATTCTTTTCCCATGGCGTGTGATCTGTTGCGCTCTACCGCTCCTCGACAAAATTTATGGGCCGCGCGGGCTGTGTATCATCGATTACGTGACGACTGGGAGGCTGGTCAGTTTTGCTCGCTCGAGACGGATCGAGATGTCGTTTGGCCATATCCGGTAGTGCTGCCAGTTTCGTTGCGGTGCTTGCTGGATAATTCGTTCCAACGAACCAATGGGTTTGTGCTACATACCTACGTATTGCAATCAATTTACATGTTGCTCTTGTTGCGGTCGAGCCGTGAGCATGTTTTGGACGTAACTGGCCAGTACGTGTCATCCAGTATGGTGTATCAAGAATGCGCTTTAGACGATGCCGTGCCGACGCCCCCGACTTCTGCATATTATCGCTCAAACCAAGTTACCCCTCTTTCCGTCGGTGCGCACGAAAATGTAGCGTACTCCACTTCGTCGAGCTCGGAGTCGGCTACAATGGACGGACAAGCGTTTCAATCGGATCCAATGTGGACCTTGCTATCCAAAATGAGAATCGTACCGCGCCTGGCAAGTTTGCTTTATTGTCCAGATGTTCCACTTATACTGCTTCCTGCGAAAGCTTTAGTTTCGATATGCGGGATTTTGGCTATGATAGGACAGCGGTCGCCGGGAGCGGCGTCGGCTATTGTTCAGCACCCGACGCTCTTGTCTAATTTAGTGGAACGAACCTGCGTACCATTCGACGGAGAAAGTCGCTGTAACCCGAATGTCGCTCTTCCAACTATTTTGTTACTTTGCACGTTGGCTCGGCAATCGCGAGTGGCAGCTTTGGGCATTTCAGTGGATGCGGTGCTGCTGCAAATTTTGTCACGCAAGGCTGAACACGAGTCCGAGTATCGGCTACAACGGTGGACAGTTATTTTATGGCGTACCTTGCTTCGATACGGTCACTGCTTATCCCCTCTATCCGCTCTAGTGCCGTTAGCTGCTCCGCATCTATCACTAGGAGTGTCTTatcgtttttctttggcctcCGATTTTGCATCTGCATTTGCGACGGTTCAACGCTGTGCATGGGTAGCTTCGCTGATGGACGAAAATGATAAACGCATTACTGCAGAGCAGCAAACAATTTTGGCGCACTCTGGTGCTTGGTTAGCTTCTTCGATTCGAAACGCAATTGTCAATGTTTCCACTCAAGTTGCCGTTTCTTCGATCGATGAAAGTACCTCGGATTGGATTGCCCGTCTTCGATATGGTTCCAGCTGCTTTCAATTGCTCGCTTCTTTTCTGGCCATTGCTCAAGACAATTCTACAAATACTGAAGAATGTAAATCAGACAACTTGActgttttggaagaaagagaCTGTGTGTCTGCGTTGGTATCTATCGAAAATTCGTGTGTCATGCAACGAATCCTTGATGTTTCGATGCGTTCCGCCTTTGTTGTCGAATTTTCTGGAAATGCTCCATtcaacgaagaagaggaagccTGCGCTTGCACCTTTCTCGTTGAGTATTTGAAGCTACTGGAATCTTTGAGAGAACGGTTCGATGTCGACATTGATTCAACCGAAACTGGGCGCAATCTCCGCTTACTTCTGGAAAGGATTACtcgtcttttggaagacaaatTTCTCTTCGCACGGCTGCGTGGCGAAGTCTCAGAGGACGGTGCTGAGTCAAAGAAGTATAACCGCCAGCGGCGGGCCTGGTTAAACCGGTGCCACAGTGGCATTGTGAAATTTCTTGTCACACAGCACAGCACTCTTTCTGAGCTCTCTGGGCTGGCATGCACAATTATCGGTCGTCTCGAGAACGGTGACGAAGCTCTGGCTGCGAACCTACTGAGTCATGACTGTCTATTCTCGTCGCAGAAACAACAATTCCCAAGAGCGGTCTCGCCTATTTCAACAATGATGGTTCGAGAACTATGTCGTACGCAGATAGGCAAGACTCAACTAGATCACAGTTTCAAGCTTCAACATGGTTTAGGAATCACGGCAGGAGGCGTGGGACAATTTGACATATCGTCTCTGTTGAGTCAAGCGGACGCTGGTCCTGCCCCGGATCAAACTTCGCCTGATGCGTTCTTGCCTGTTGGTAAACTTTGGGTCTGGCAAATTCTTTCTGGTGCGTCGGCTCTCGGTGTTGGTCAAATTAGACTCCAGGCGGGACATGAGGAAGTGATTTGTATTCTTATGTCATGCTTGGACCTTATTCAAGGTTTTGAAAAGTACCAATACATCGGTGGCGAGGGATATGGAAACAGTCTTCCACGGGGTGAAAAGCTATATCACTTGATGAATATTTGCCTTCAGACAGAAATTGTCCTTTCCGAAGGTATTATTTTAGCGGCTGCCACAAATTTGTTTGTTGAATATACCCAGAGGAACTGCAATCAGAGCTTCGTTGCCAACTTTTGCGACGCATGCTTGCTTCATTCGACTGCAAGAAGTCGCCGGGAagtcaacgaaaaaaagaCAGAAGAAGAGACGAATCTTCTGGCATTACTTGATGAGCCGTCGGACACTTTACTCTTGACGAAGGCGTCGATGAGGAGTTTGTCGGACTTTGTCATTGATTTATACGAGTCCTTCGTCGATCATGGTGCACAGTATCCCTTCTTCACGAAATGTATTCGCACTTTTCTCCTCCCTACTTTTCCAGCAAGAATACGATGCGAATTGCTAGGTCGCTTGCGGGGTCTACTACACTTGCTTTCTCTCGAAGGGGACAACATGTCGGAGCTATTATACTTTTACCTATCGGCGAAATCTCCACTTGTTGATGAGTCCTCTCGCGACGATCCAGAATTTCTGGATGAGATTACTAGTGCATATGCGATAGGAAGTGGGACTCGCGGAGACGAGGGGTTCGTCTCCATGTTTGCAGTGGCAGCTTTGACAAAGAGTTTGGCAATATCGCTGGCCTTTCCAAGTAGCGGACAATCAGCCTCGAAGCGGCGAATTCAACGCCTTGAGCATTCTGTGGCGATCAAAGTTCTTCAAAGCGCTGCTCGCTTTGCGTCGTCACGAAGGACTTGCTCCGCTCTCGTATCTGCTGTCATGCAAGGAGATGCAAATGACGATACATGTAATCTGAATTCGGAACTGGTTTCAGCACCAATTGACGATGAAAAATGGAACGCAATTATAAGCGTTCTTCGGAATCGATTCGCTGACTCTGTAAAAATTATGTTGAATGAAGGAACCGAAATTCGTGCCGACATGGATCTGCTTCGCAACTTCAGTGGCTACTTTAACGCTCTGTTGGACGGTTGTTTTGCGGAATCTCGATCGCGGTGTGTGGAGTTGTTAAGCTTGGACAAGGCAGCTGTGCAAACTCTGATCGATTTTGCCTACGATACAAACAGCGTCGATTGGGACGCGGTAGAGGATCTCTCTTTGCTTGATGAGGCAGCTGACTATCTTCAAATTCACAACGAACAGCTGGATGTTACACTGCAGGCTTTGCATATTGTGCAAGATTGTGTGGAACAAGGGTGGGTGTCCTTTACCAAGCCACGGCATGTATTGCAACTACCCATCAGTAAAAAGAATCGTGCCTGGCGGCTCTGGGTGTGCTACGTGCTTTGTCTCGAGCTGCTGCCGCACCCCGAGACACACGTCGACCAGCCAACATTTACTCAAATGCTTCAGAAGATAACCGGCGATGCCGTTGCCCTTCGTCGAGAATTGATCGAATACGGGCTGGTGCTGAGAGAAGGAGACGGATCTTCGTATTGGCGTCCCCATTATAGC ATTTGCATGCAAGCCAATACGAGCGACGAAATTCGCAGCTTGTAG
- a CDS encoding predicted protein, which produces MPTAAHKNRKKRGHVSAGHGRIGKHRKHPGGRGNAGGQHHHRILMDKYHPGYFGKIGMRQFHVLRNRDFTPTANIDKLFNIAGEGVYEAAKNGGGKAPVIDLVSKGYFKLLGNGQINVPVIVKAKYFSKLAEKKIKEAGGACLLTA; this is translated from the coding sequence ATGCCGACCGCCGCACACAAGAACCGAAAGAAGCGAGGTCACGTCTCCGCTGGTCACGGTCGTATCGGAAAGCACCGTAAGCATCCTGGTGGTCGCGGTAACGCTGGTGGACAGCATCACCATCGTATCCTGATGGACAAGTATCACCCGGGTTACTTTGGTAAAATCGGTATGCGCCAGTTTCACGTTCTGCGGAACCGGGATTTCACCCCGACCGCTAACATTGATAAGCTTTTCAATATTGCCGGTGAAGGTGTCTATGAAGCCGCCAAGAACGGCGGTGGCAAGGCTCCCGTGATTGACCTTGTATCGAAGGGATACTTTAAGCTTTTGGGCAACGGACAAATCAATGTGCCAGTTATTGTCAAGGCCAAGTATTTCTCCAAGCTGGCTGAGAAGAAGATTAAGGAAGCAGGTGGTGCCTGTCTGTTGACGGCATAA
- a CDS encoding predicted protein, with protein sequence MPKITKKRRRERKDVLANGLFNIPGLTGEADNSLETCLAEFGTATAVPLFKTEKTSHEPLETHSHQTRNINVTSTEIIKPKDQSFFAACPSHTKDLSDRVSRWNREFRTFVDQGTYTPGLLPSFDVEVARHFQVKDLSVYLLESCPGIKIPAFERWLIDSKIEERQRIALNQEELSQHNDLILSHTTLEYGASQRLVAELSDAGVSQDRAIKAVKELCRRTQAAIPELASQTRRFALRTPLRKGDRIDVVKDSRVFSLVFHRKSWKKPFRVKINVSHYHKLKTAFLRVHNSDHQLKPILLYDHGKPTKAIHSFHLIIMSLLLRYSALSGGQLLVDLRGGGMQGAVHDEVFEALQTCFPNESFLECFASPLNCYAANFGSAFTDIDFHFGSVGDFLDQSISHGVCEANPPFSPGLMDTMVDRIEYNLTLADQTSSCLTFVVIIPTASTSEDVRTAKRFATKSFQRMLGSAACRLHISLAARDHGYIEGAQHLRPTRYKESNFDTSVILLQSSAARKENIDENNLEKRLRSAFTSRHKAEVDTRKEQELSE encoded by the coding sequence ATGCCAAAAATAACGAAGAAACGCCGGCGGGAACGTAAGGACGTGCTCGCGAATGGATTGTTCAATATTCCCGGTCTCACCGGTGAGGCGGACAATTCTTTGGAAACCTGTTTGGCCGAGTTTGGGACGGCAACGGCAGTACCACTTTTCAAGACTGAGAAAACTTCTCACGAGCCATTGGAGACACATTCACACCAAACACGAAACATCAACGTCACATCAACCGAAATCATCAAGCCAAAAGATCAATCATTCTTTGCTGCCTGTCCCTCGCATACCAAGGATTTGTCGGACAGGGTTTCAAGATGGAACCGAGAGTTTCGGACATTTGTCGATCAAGGGACTTATACGCCAGGATTACTTCCATCCTTTGATGTTGAAGTGGCCCGGCATTTCCAGGTCAAAGATTTATCGGTTTATTTGTTGGAGTCATGTCCAGGAATCAAGATTCCTGCTTTCGAACGCTGGTTAATTGATTCCAAAATTGAAGAGCGCCAGCGGATAGCTTTGAACCAAGAAGAACTCTCGCAGCATAACGACTTGATCCTCAGTCATACAACGCTAGAATATGGCGCTTCGCAGCGCTTAGTTGCAGAGTTAAGCGACGCAGGAGTTTCCCAAGATAGGGCAATCAAGGCGGTTAAAGAGCTCTGTCGACGCACCCAAGCTGCGATTCCTGAACTTGCATCCCAAACCCGACGCTTCGCGCTGCGCACGCCATTACGCAAAGGCGACCGAATTGATGTGGTAAAGGACAGTCGCGTTTTCTCGCTAGTCTTCCATCGCAAGAGTTGGAAGAAACCCTTTCGGGTCAAAATCAATGTCTCGCATTACCACAAGTTGAAAACAGCTTTTCTACGTGTCCACAATTCGGATCACCAACTGAAACCTATTCTGTTGTATGATCATGGAAAACCGACAAAAGCGATTCATTCGTTTCATTTGATTATTATGTCGCTACTCTTGCGCTACTCTGCTCTTTCGGGTGGGCAGCTTTTGGTGGACCTCCGGGGAGGGGGCATGCAAGGAGCTGTGCACGACGAAGTCTTCGAAGCGTTGCAGACTTGCTTTCCAAACGAATCGTTTCTCGAATGCTTCGCATCACCGTTAAATTGCTATGCCGCAAATTTCGGCTCAGCCTTTACCGACATCGATTTTCATTTTGGATCGGTTGGCGACTTTTTAGACCAATCAATCTCACACGGCGTCTGTGAAGCGAATCCACCGTTCTCGCCTGGTCTCATGGATACCATGGTAGATCGAATAGAATACAATCTGACGTTGGCCGATCAGACGTCTTCCTGTCTGACGTTTGTTGTTATTATTCCGACAGCCTCTACCTCGGAAGATGTCCGTACCGCTAAACGCTTCGCGACCAAGTCTTTTCAACGCATGCTTGGAAGTGCTGCTTGTCGACTTCATATTTCCTTGGCAGCGCGGGACCACGGCTATATTGAAGGTGCGCAACATTTGCGACCAACGAGGTACAAGGAAAGCAATTTTGATACAAGTGTGATCCTACTACAAAGTTCAGCGGCCAGAAAAGAAAACATCGATGAAAATAATCTGGAAAAGCGACTACGTTCCGCCTTTACAAGTCGTCACAAAGCTGAGGTTGACACACGCAAGGAACAGGAATTATCGGAATAA
- a CDS encoding predicted protein, giving the protein MTMHLLSLVFVCALVLPSVAFSTRGKAVRLMIRDPTSSRIEAHRSVGDVDVPTVQPIITDRRRLLIEASGIALSGWILGQPLPVRAVEPLASPRTIVVTGANSGIGLEACKRLADQGLRIVLACRTLQKARDTAELLRDKPGQLIPAECDLADTRSMQAFATDLPKLIGSQSKLDTVCLNAGLARNTAAKDVARTADGFELTVGTNHFGHFYLNHLLLPMLQTDARIVVTASGVHDPESPGGAQGTPATLGALQGLETDGRACTMIDGGSFNPDKAYKDSKVWMDCGSALWSTDAYLL; this is encoded by the exons ATGACAATGCATCTTCTATCGCTGGTTTTCGTGTGCGCACTGGTATTGCCCAGCGTCGCGTTCTCAACACGAGGAAAAGCGGTGAGACTCATGATTCGTGATCCGACCAGTAGTCGTATCGAGGCACACCGTAGCGTGGGAGACGTAGACGTTCCCACGGTGCAACCAATCATCACAGACCGACGCCGTCTACTGATAGAAGCGAGCGGGATTGCACTGTCGGGATGGATCTTGGGACAGCCGTTGCCGGTTCGGGCCGTGGAGCCGCTCGCGTCGCCCAGGACAATTGTTGTCACGGGCGCCAATTCGGGAATCGGTCTGGAAGCCTGTAAACGTCTCGCCGATCAAGGACTCCGGATTGTACTGGCGTGCCGAACGCTTCAAAAAGCTCGGGATACGGCAGAGTTGCTCCGAGACAAACCTGGACAGTTGATCCCGGCCGAATGCGACTTAGCCGATACCAGGTCGATGCAAGCCTTTGCCACAGATCTACCCAAGTTGATCGGCAGCCAGTCCAAGCTAGATACGGTCTGTCTCAACGCTGGGCTTGCTCGAAATACAGCCGCTAAAGACGTAGCAAGGACAGCGGATGGGTTTGAACTCACAG TTGGTACCAATCATTTCGGTCATTTTTATCTCAACCATCTACTCTTGCCCATGCTCCAAACCGATGCGCGTATTGTCGTTACCGCCAGCGGCGTACACGATCCAGAAAGCCCTGGTGGAGCTCAGGGTACGCCCGCCACTCTTGGAGCCTTGCAGGGTCTCGAAACGGATGGACGAGCCTGCACCATGATTGATGGTGGTTCGTTCAACCCTGACAAGGCCTACAAAGATAGCAAGGTATGGATGGATTGTGGAAGTGCCCTCTGGTCTACAGACGCGTATCTGCTCTGA
- a CDS encoding predicted protein produces MTKSSQSSGDARQGSSPLRPDSPWRAAGPEDGDPHPKRPRATPWETFQTVALAALPTWTKACLQTVLGATVVLYVLNQKHLLPKPLSAVVSQTLFWPTLPITVGRRMGAWTTVVDDTVMIGGAPFGFAKIPERLYEQYNVRGVINLCEEYQGPEKSYRRLGMIHLRLPTVDHFEPSLLDLQKAVQFIQKYRDTGSRVYVHCRAGHGRSAAAVLAYLIEQNPDADLQELNEYLCSLRDVRPTLWTQNNIRQFQRMLRRNLDALLKDSPKD; encoded by the exons ATGACGAAATCTTCGCAGTCATCGGGTGATGCGAGACAGGGCTCTTCTCCGCTGAGGCCTGATTCTCCCTGGCGTGCCGCGGGCCCGGAAGACGGCGACCCACATCCAAAGCGTCCCCGAGCGACGCCTTGGGAAACCTTTCAGACGGTGGCGCTCGCAGCGTTGCCGACCTGGACGAAAGCCTGTCTACAAACGGTCCTCGGAGCAACGGTGGTATTGTACGTATTGAATCAAAAGCACCTGCTTCCCAAGCCGCTGTCTGCCGTGGTGAGCCAAACCCTCTTTTGGCCGACCCTCCCTATTACGGTGGGGCGTCGGATGGGCGCTTGGACAACCGTAGTCGACGATACCGTCATGATTGGTGGAGCTCCCTTTGGTTTTGCTAAGATTCCTGAACGACTCTACGAGCAGTACAAT GTGCGGGGTGTCATCAACTTGTGTGAAGAATACCAGGGACCAGAGAAAAGCTACCGTCGACTCGGAATGATTCATTTGCGACTTCCCACTGTGGATCATTTCGAACCGTCGCTGTTGGATTTGCAAAAGGCCGTCCAGTTCATCCAAAAGTACAGGGACACCGGATCGCGCGTATACGTCCACTGCCGTGCTGGACACGGCCGCTCCGCGGCCGCTGTCTTGGCGTATCTGATCGAACAGAATCCTGACGCAGATCTACAAGAACTCAACGAATACCTATGCTCGCTGCGCGACGTACGACCAACGCTCTGGACACAGAATAACATTCGGCAGTTTCAACGCATGCTCCGACGCAACCTGGACGCTCTTTTGAAAGACTCGCCGAAGGACTAA
- a CDS encoding predicted protein — MSLALEVTRHLGIGLGKATVGRFADGEVNVVIHENVRGKDVYIVQPTGPPVNDNVMELLLMVSTLRRASARRITVVIPYYGYARQDRKMQARVPISAADVARLMESMGVDRVIAVDLHCGQIQGFFGPRVPVDNLDGGIVGLDYFGCKDLHSPVVVSPDAGGVYRAKKFKEGLEQKYDMQDLGLAMIVKQRARAGSVDQMDLVGDVKDCDCIIVDDMIDTAGTLCKAADVLVANGARRVFAFASHGLLSGPGNDRIANSKLEEVVILNTIPTSPQREANDKLTQLSVAPLLAQAIFNIHAKKSISALFK, encoded by the exons atgTCGCTGGCCCTAGAAGTCACCCGCCATCTCGGTATTGGTCTCGGCAAGGCCACGGTCGGCCGCTTCGCCGACGGTGAAGTCAACGTTGTCATTCACGAGAACGTGCGCGGCAAAGATGTTTATATTGTGCAACCAACGGGACCTCCGGTGAACGACAACGTCATGGAATTGTTGCTGATGGTGTCGACACTCCGACGCGCCAGTGCCCGGCGGATTACTGTAGTGATTCCCTACTACGGTTATGCACGACAGGATCGCAAAATGCAG GCGCGTGTTCCCATTTCCGCCGCCGACGTGGCTCGTTTGATGGAGTCCATGGGTGTCGATAGAGTCATTGCGGTCGATCTGCATTGCGGACAGATCCAGGGATTCTTCGGACCCCGTGTTCCTGTCGATAATCTCGATGGCGGCATTGTGGGTCTCGATTATTTCGGTTGCAAGGACCTCCACAGTCCGGTAGTCGTCAGTCCGGACGCTGGCGGTGTCTACCGCGCCAAAAAGTTTAAAGAAGGCCTCGAGCAAAAGTACGACATGCAGGACCTAGGTCTCGCTATGATTGTGAAACAACGTGCTCGCGCGGGATCCGTCGACCAGATGGATCTGGTCGGAGACGTCAAGGACTGCGATTGTATTATTGTCGATGACATGATCGACACTGCTGGAACTCTCTGCAAGGCTGCGGACGTTCTCGTCGCGAACGGCGCCCGACGTGTCTTTGCCTTTGCCAGCCACGGTCTACTTAGTGGTCCTGGCAACGACCGTATTGCGAATTCCAAGTTGGAGGAGGTCGTCATACTGAATACCATCCCCACTTCGCCTCAGAGAGAAGCCAACGACAAGTTGACTCAGCTCAGTGTAGCACCTCTCCTGGCGCAGGCTATCTTCAATATTCATGCCAAGAAGAGCATTTCTGCGCTTTTTAAGTAG